A region from the Cherax quadricarinatus isolate ZL_2023a chromosome 79, ASM3850222v1, whole genome shotgun sequence genome encodes:
- the LOC138855055 gene encoding glycine-rich protein-like, translated as MKTLVFAAVLAAFCLVATSAAPAPDAEPGHFGHRGFGGGFGGFGGFRGGYGGFRYRGKRSAEADPEALAEPEADPSHFGHRGFGGGFGGFGGFGGFRGGYGGFGHRGKRSAEALAEPEADPGHFGHGGFGGFGSFGGFGGFRRPYYG; from the exons ATGAAGACTCTG GTCTTTGCTGCCGTCCTGGCTGCCTTCTGCTTGGTGGCAACAAGCGCTGCTCCTGCTCCAGATGCTGAGCCTGGTCACTTTGGTCATCGAGGATTTGGTGGAGGCTTCGGTGGCTTTGGAGGCTTCAGGGGAGGATATGGTGGCTTTCGATACCGAGGAAAGAGAAGCGCTGAAGCTGATCCAGAGGCTCTAGCTGAGCCTGAAGCTGATCCCAGTCACTTTGGTCATCGCGGATTTGGTGGAGGCTTCGGTGGCTTTGGAGGTTTCGGAGGCTTCAGAGGAGGATATGGTGGATTCGGGCACCGAGGAAAGAGAAGCGCTGAAGCTCTCGCTGAGCCTGAAGCAGATCCCGGTCACTTTGGTCATGGTGGCTTTGGAGGCTTCGGTAGTTTTGGAGGCTTTGGAGGCTTCCGACGCCCTTACTATGGATGA